Sequence from the Leptotrichia trevisanii DSM 22070 genome:
TTTTTTCAGGAGTTTATTTAATAAAAAAAATATATACAGAAAATCTTTATATTGGAATTTCATTTTTTGTATTAATTATTTTTGTTCTTTTGTTTTCTGAAATGATTCCAAGATTAATAGCCAGAAACAATATTTATGGAGTTTCCAAAACTTTAATAATACCGCTAAATACAGTACGGATTGTATTAAAGCCGCTGATTAGGTTATTTATACATATTTCAAGAGTTATTGTCGGAATATTCAGAATAAAAGTAAAAGATCAGATGTTTGAAATAACAGAAGATGAAATTTTGACGTTTTTAAAAGCTGGAACAGAAAGCGGTGTATTTGAAGAAGGCGAAGAGGAAATGATTACCAGCATTTTTGAATTTTCAGAAACGACAGTCAAGGAGATACTTACACCTCGAAGAGATGTTTTTGCGTTGGAAGCAGAAAGCAAAATTGACGATGTGTGGAATGAGATTTTGGATCAAGGATTCACACGTATCCCGATTTATACTGAAACAATTGATAAAATTGTAGGAACAGTACATATGAAGGACTTACTCCGTTATGATAAGCAGACTGGGGAAAATCCGCCAATAAAGGACTTTATGAAAGAAGCCTATTTTGTTCCGATCACGAAGCCGTTAGTTGAATTATTGGAAGAATTTAAGTTAAAGCAGCTTCATATGGCAATAGTTATTGATGAATACGGCGGAACACAGGGAATTGTAACGATTGAAGACTTGCTGGAGGAAATTGTTGGAGAAATAAGAGATGAATTTGATCAGGAAGAGGAAAACATTCAGCAAATTCGTGAAAAAATATTTGATATAAAAGGTGATACACCTATCGAAGAAATCAATGACAAGCTGGGAATAGAAATTCCATTATCTGAAGAATATGACACTATTTCAGGATATATTCAAGATAAGCTGGGAAAAGTTGCCGATGTTTTTGATCAGGTAAAGGAAAATAATTTTATATTGAAAGTTACCGATGTGGATAATAAGCGTGTTGAAAGAGTAAGGGCGATTATTATTGAACAGGAAGAAGAAAAAGAAAAATAAGGAGAGAAAATGGAAGAAATGAGACCACGAATACGTGTGGCAGGAATTCTCATAGAAGATGATAAAATTTTGTTAATTCAACATTACAAAAATAATAAAAAATACTGGCTTATTCCCGGTGGTGGAAATGATTGGGGTGAAACTTCTAAAGAAGCCCTTGTACGAGAATACAAGGAAGAAACAAATATGGATATAGAAGTTGATGAATTTCTGTTTTTTTCAGAAACAATTTTTCCAGACAAGGAGCGACATATTTTGAATTTATTTTTTAGAATACATCGTAACAATAAAAATAATGACATCATTAAATTAGGAGAAGAAGCAGTTCTCACAGATTTAAGATTTGTAACAAAAGAAGAATTGAAAACAATGACAATTTACCCAAATATTAAAGAAAACTTATTAAGACTAATGGATGGAGAAAAAGTTGAAACTTATTTGGGAAGTTTGTGGAATGAATAATTAGAAATATTTAGATAGACTTAAAATTTATACATAATTTATAATTTATTGTAATTAAGAAGTTTAATTATATATTTGAATTTTTTGAAAATTGAACTGATGCAAACTAAGTAAATTTAGGATTTTAAGAAAAGCGGTAACTTTTAAGTTTAGTTTTAGTAGAGTTATTATTAATTATATAATTTTAGAAAAGAGGAAAAAGAAAAAATGAAAATAGAAGAAAAAGAAAAAATAGAAAAATTAGTCCGTTCAGTAGAAAATTTTCCAGAAAAAGGAGTAATATTCAGAGATATTACAACAGCACTAAAAGATAAGGAAGGATTGGAAATCATTATAAAGGATTTTACAGACAGATATAAAGATAAAGGGATAGACTATGTAGTGGGAGCTGACGCAAGAGGGTTTATTTTCGGAGCTGCAATAGCCTACAATATCGGAGCGGGATTTGTTCCCGCAAGAAAACCTGGCAAATTACCCGCAGAAGTTGAAAGCATAGAATATTCTTTAGAATACGGTAAAAATAGCATAGAAATTCACAAAGATGCCTTTGAAAAAGATTCAAAAATATTAATAGTGGATGATTTGCTAGCCACAGGGGGAACCGCCAAAGCAATGGTTCAATTAGTCGAAAAATTAGAAGCAAAAGTGTACGAATTAGCATTCATGATAGAGTTATCCGATTTGAAAGGACGGGAATTTCTTGAAGGCTATGAAGTTTATTCGCAATTAAAATATTAATAAAATTTAAAAGGAATAACTTTCTATTTACCATAATTAGAAAAATTCCTTTTTTATATACATAATTTTTTTTATATTTAGTAATAAAGTTATACTAAACCCCATTTAAAAATAGGAATAAATTTTTATAATAGGGTTATTTGATAGCTAATTCATAATCATTCGACTAAATTGTTTTTTATTGTTTTTTGTATATTTTGATTAATAAATATTTTTTCTTTTTTATTTTTGTAGGATTGCTCATTGTCGCAAATCCTTATCTTGCAGTAAAGGTTTATCCTAATAATTAAAATTGTGGCAAGATTGCTGTGTAATAACCTATAGCTAGTTTACAACATTTTTCTGCACTGACATCAAACAGTTTTGCCAGCATAGAAAAATGCTCTGACGGATTAGTTTATACTAGATTATGTTTAAAAAATGAAAATTATATTTTAATTATTTGAAAATATTAGGTTTATATCCTTTATTAGAAAAGTTTGTAAAAAATTCGTTATTTAAATGGGATTTAGCATGAAATAGCAAATTTAAGGTATTTTCTAAGAAATAAAAAATAGACTACGAATAAAAATATGAAAAAATCCAAATAAAATGAAAAAAAGTAGTTGACAAAGAAATCTAATTATGATAATATATATCCTGTCGATACGAAATGTGTCGCAGGACAATTGAGATAAGAATAGAAGAAGCAACAATGTGTAAAAGATAAATGTAAGTCAAGAATCAAAATGATTCTCGTCAAGACGAAGGTGAAATAAAATATATGAAGATATATTGAATGAAGAGTTTGATCCTGGCTCAGGATGAACGCTGACAGAATGCTTAACACATGCAAGTCTTTGGCNNNNNNNNNNTATTTGAGAGGAGGAGAATGTCCGATTAGGGAAGTTTTGAAAGAAATATCACAAAGTAAAATATTTTAAAAAAAGCAGTCAAAAAAGATTTGTTGTGGTATTTAATGACTGCCCCTATATTTTTTACTCTGTCTTATTTCGCCGCCACCAACAATTTCATTGTCCAAATAAAATACAATGTGCTGTCCTTCTGAATTTTCGTGAGTTTTTTCATCAAACTCAAAAATTATCCTATTTTCATTACTTTCTTCACTTTTTAAAATTTTCAACTCTCCAGCCAATCCTTTTGAAGAGAACCTCGGACGTGCAGTTAATTTTTTTCCGACTATTTCTTTTAAATCATAATGAAATTTACAATTTATCACTTCTATTTCCTTTATTAGCAATTCATCAAAATCTCCCACAACAACCTCATTTGTTTCAGGGCGAAGCTCAAGCACAAAAAACGGCTTTCCTAAATTAAGCCCCAGTCCACGCCGCTGCCCAACTGTGTAAAACTGATAACCTATGTGTTCTCCGATAATTTTACCATTTTTATCCACAAAATTTCCCTTTTTTACATCATTTCCGAGCACTTTTTTCAAAAATGGAATATATCCGTTGGGAGCAAAGCAGATTCCTTGGCTATCGGGCTTATTATGAGTGTGAATACCATTTTGTCTTGCGATTTCACGAACTTCTGATTTTTCATATTCTGAAAGTGGAAATAAAAATCTTTCCACAACATCTTTATCCAGTCGATAAAGCATATAAGTCTGATCTTTTCTGTTATTTTTATCCCATAAAAGCATATTATTCTTACTAACTTTTGAATAATGCCCTGTCGAAATGTATTTTATTCCCATTTTATCAGCGAATTCTACGAGTTTTTTTATCTTTACCTTTTCATCGCAAATTACACAAGGTGAAGGTGTTTTTCCAGCATTGTACATCTTTATAAAATATTCCATTACATCCTTTTTAAATTCTTCCACAACATTTAGGACATAATGAGGAATTCCCAAAGTGTAGCACGTATATCTTGCATCATTTATATCATCAAGGGAACAGCACGTTTTTCCAGGATTTTCTGAAAGTTCATCAGGCAAATGCTTTAACGTAACTCCTATAACTTCATAGCCTTGCTGTTTCAATAAAAGAGCAGCGACAGAACTATCTATGCCGCCACTCATTCCAACTACTACCTTTTTATCATCTAATTTTTTGTTCATTTCGTATTTCTTTCTCTTTCCTAAATTTCTAACTTCTATGTTTCCAAACTTAAAATCTTATTTTTTATTTTTCTCTTTTTGCCACATATATTCCCCGATTCCTAAAGCAAAAATTAAAAACAATTTATTTTTATTTTCTTTAAATATTTTTCCAAGTTTATATCCTGCTGCCCTGCAAAATTTGTAATAAACAGCATTATTTAGAACTTTCTGCTTAAAAGACAAATTTTGGGTATTGATTTCATTATGATAAAGAGCCTGTCCTTTCGGATTTCGCAGCAGTAAATTATTGTATTTTGCTGTCAATCCATCTTCCTGATATTCCTTTATCTCAATTTTCTCATTTACATAAACCATTTTATACTTTTCACAAATTCTATTATAGACAACAGCCTCAGTAATAAATTTTTCATCATCAAAAACTGGAAATTTATATTTTTTTATAATTTCAGTCCGAAACATAAGCCCTTTATCGCCCTTAACGCTATATTTATTGTAAATATCAAACTGTGTTGAAATCATATCTTTTTCTGGAAAACTAGAACCTATAACTTCTCCATCTGGATAAGTTGATAAATACCCCATTCCCGCAATATCACTATTTTTTTCATATTTTTTCCAATATTTCAAAATAGTTTCAAGACCATTTTCGACATATTCATCATCAGAATCAAGGCATATAAAAAGCTCTCCATTTGCTTTATCAGTTGCGAAATTATACGCTCGCTGTTTACCTCCGTTTTCCTTAAAATAATACTTTATATCCAGCTTTTTTTCACTCAAAAATTCTTCTACCTTCTCTTTAGTTCCATCAGCAGAGCCATCATCTACAATAAGCCACTCAAAGTCCTTGTAAGTCTGTTTTTGAAGTGATTTATACAATTTTTCAAGCAGTTCTTTTCGATTAAAAGTTGGTGTAAAAATCGTAAATTTCATTTTTTATTTCCCCTTATTTTTCAAAACTTTAAAATTTAACGTTTTATAATTTTTCTTTTTATTCCATTCACAAGATTTGCAATTTTAGCGTAAACTTCCCTATTTACAAGCAATTTCGTAACTATTGCCAAATAAACTATTTTCAAGCCAAATTTCATCCACGAAAGCTGATCATTTGACAAATAAAATATTACAGGATTTACAATAATTATGAAATATAAAAATAATTTTTTATAATTAAACGAAATCTTATATTTTTTCCTTATAATCATCATTTCCATTATTGCTCTAAATAAAAAAGCAAGTAATGTTGTCCACGCCGCAATAATAGGCCCAATTTCTGGAAATTTTGGTATAAAAATTATATTTCCAACTAAATTAAATATCATTGCAAACATTGTAAAATAAAAAATGTATATACTATCTTCGTGAAAATGGAAAAAATAATCAAGGCAAAATAACGCCTGAATTACAATTCCAGCCAAAATTAACGGCATATAATTTATCGCCTGATGATAACTTTTTGGAAATATCAATTTTATTCCTTCTGGAGCAAACAACTGTGCAATTACACAGGCAAAGGAAATAATTGCAATAAAGTTTTCCACACTCCGTGTTATTCTCGGATTTGTCCTATCCTCCTTCATCGCCTCATAAAACTCTGGCGTCCAGCTGTTTACAAAAGAACCTGTAACAACCGATAAAACTCTTCCCCCAGTAAATGCAAGTGTATACCCTCCAACTACCGCAAGAGAAACAAATTTTGCCAAAACAAGTCTATCGCTCAAATTTACAACCTGATCCGTAAGCTCAATAAAAATCAGCGGTAATCCATTTCTTAGCGAATATTTCACATAATCAAAATTCAGCTTAAATCTAAATTTCCCAAAATAATCCTTAAAATAGAACAGAAATACTATAAGCAACGCAATTAAATTTGCAAACTGGTTTCCAAAAACTCCCCATTTTAAGTATTTTATAAAGTAAATTGCCAGAATATAAGTTGTAAAAAGGCTTACAACACTTCCTATCGCAACTTTCATATACATTCTCTTCATTCTGAACAAAGTTGTCGAAAGATTGTTAAAAGCGTTCGTTGTAGCAATTAAGACGCTGACAATTATCAAAGGATAGTAACTTACCTTGCTTAAATCAACTATATATGAAAACAACTTTTGTGCTGCCGGTGTAAATAAAAAAATATAAGTAAGTACATTAAAAACTATTATAATCAAAGTTGAAGAAAACATATAGCTTCCAAACTCATCTTCACTTTCCTTCAAATCTACATATTTCTTCATCTGAGCATTATAAAGCCCCAGCCCCAGAATCACCGTAAACAATGAAGTAATCGGAGCCAACGTTCCCACAATCCCAAATTCTTCCTGTGTCAGTAACCTCGTTATTATCGGCAAAAATATAAATGAACCCATCTTTGTAACTAGGTTCATAAGAGAATAAACCATTGTACCCTTCAATAAATTTTTATTATCCATTCAAAAAAATTCCCCTTATCTTAATCCTATTAAATCGTGCACTCTTATTAAGCCCACAACATTCCCATTTTCCACAACTGGCAATACATTAATCTGGCTTTTTCTATTTTCCATCAGATGAAGTGCATCGAGAGCCATCGCATCTTTCTCAATCGTTACTGGTGTGGAAATCATAATGTCGGAAGCCACATAATCAAAAAATTTCTCCTTATGTTCCAATGCACGCCGAATATCACCTTCTGTTATGATTCCAAGCAGTTTTCCATTTTCAAGTCCTGTATCTGAAATACACACAGCTCCTAATTTTTTCTTTGTAAGAACCATTAATACATTTTCAATTTTTTCATCTTCTTTTACAACTGGCAGTTCGTCTCCAATGTGCATTAAATCTGAAACATGTAATAATAACCGTTTTCCAAGACTTCCTCCTGGATGATATTTAGCAAAGTCGTTTTCTGTAAAATTCTTTAATTTCATAAGGCATACGGCAAGTGCATCTCCTGTCACAAGTGTTGCTGTAGTTGAACTCATCGGAGCTTGCCCCAACGGACACGCTTCCTTTTCCACCCCGACATTAATCGTCAGTTCCGCATATTTCCCTAATGTAGAATTAGGATTTCCAGTAAATGCAACAATTTTTCCTCCAATTTTTCTTATTGGTGCCAAAATGCTTAATACCTCATCTGAATTTCCGCTGTTTGAGATTGCAATTACAACATCTCCATCGCTAATCATTCCCAAATCACCGTGAAGTGCCTCTGCTGCATTTATAAATACTGCTGTTGTACCAGTCGAAGCAAGTGTCGCTGTAATTTTTTTCCCAATTATTCCAGACTTTCCAATTCCTGTCACAACAACTTTATTATTATTTTTCAATTCCAAAATCATTTGAACTAACTTTTGAAAATTATCTCCCAGCTTATTTTTTAATTTTTCCAGTTCCGCAATTTCAATGTCAAATACATTTTTAGCTTCTTTTATAATATCTATTTCCATTTTTAGTTTTGCTCCCTTTATTCAATAAATATTTTTATTGATGTTTTTTTATTATGTCCGAATTTTTTTATATTAAACTAATATAACTTTAAAATAACACTAAAGTTCAAGTAAAATAGTCAACTATTATCTTGGACTACTTATTTTGCATCTCAATTTTATTCAATATTTTCTTAACTTCCTGACTTTTATCCTTATGGCAGACAAGCAAGGCATCCTTTGTATTTACAATAACAATATTTTCTAGTCCTATTGTAGCGATAATTTTATCATTTTCCTTATTAATTACAATATTTCCTTCTGATTCAATCTGCTCAAAATGATTAGCTTGCACAACGTTGCTATCCTTGTCCTTTGGAAAAATATCCTCAAGCGACTTGAAATTTCCAACATCATTCCAGTCAATGTCAACTGGAATCACGCTCACAGATTTTGTATGCTCCATCACTCCAAAATCTATCGAAATTTTTTCAAATTTCTCAAATTCACCCTTTACAAAATTACTTAATTTCTCCCCATAAACTTCATTCAAATCTACATTTTCCAGCATTTTTTCAATATTTTCCAAAATAGTCTTGTGTGTTTCCATATATTTTTTTATTTCATGTAAAATAAATTCCGTTTTCCAAAGAAACATTCCACTATTCCAAAGATAATTCCCCTGCTCAATATATTTTTCAGCCAGCTCCTTATTAGGCTTTTCCCTAAATTTTTTCACTTTATACGACTTGAATTTTCCTTTATTTTCACAATTATTTTTATTGTCTTTTGTTTTTTTTCTATCTACATACTCAATATATCCGTACCCAGTTTCCGCATAAGTAGGCTTAATTCCCAACGTAACAATCTTATTTTTCTCAGCCTCCTGAAATGCAAACTCCAAGCTGTCCAAAAATTCCTTTTCCTTCTTAATCAGATGATCCGACGGTAAAACAGCCATAATGCTATTCTCATAAATTTTTCTGATAATACAGGCTGCGTATCCGATACAAGCCGCCGTATCCCTAGCCATTGGCTCAAAAATTATATTCCTGTCAGCAATCTCAGGAAGTTCCTTTTTTATTATATCAAAATATTTAATATTCGTGGAAATAAAAATCCTCTCTATCGGAATAAGCTCCTTTATCCTGTCAATCGTTTCCTTTATCATAGTTTTTTTCGACACAAGATCCAAAAACTGCTTCGGCTTCTCATTCGTAGACAACGGCCAAAATCTCGTTCCACTTCCCCCCGCCATAATTAAAGCTACCTTATCCATAACTTTCTCCCGTTCTTCAATTAATTTTTATTTATCATCCTACTTTTTATCTATTCTTTTTTAGCTATTTTTTCAATTAAAAGTATAACATAATTTATTTGTTTTATCAAAAAGAATATTCATAAAATATTATTTGAATACTTGAAGATAAATTCAAAATAAATGTTGATAATAACTTACATTTTTTGATATAATATGAGAAGATAAATTTTTAATTGCTAAAATTGTATGTGATGAAAGGATAAATTAAGAATGATTAATGTTTTAAAGGGAATGAAAGATAGATATTCTGATGATGTAAAAAAATATGACTTAATTGTTGATACAGCAAAAAATGTATTTGAAAAATATGGATTTGAGCGAATTATAACACCTATTCTGGAAGAAACTGAGCTTTTTAGACGTGGTGTTGGAGATGAGACGGATGTTGTTTCAAAGGAAATGTATGAGTTTACAGATAAGGGAAACAGAAACGTTACAATGCGTCCAGAAGGTACTGCCGGAGTCGTACGTGCCTATTTGGAAGCAGGCTTTCACAAATCTTCCCCAATCGTAAAATGGTTCTACAATGGTCCAATGTACCGTTACGAAGCCCCTCAAAAAGGAAGATTTCGAGAATTTCACCAAATGGGAATTGAAATGTTTGGAGTTCGTTCCGCTTACCTTGATGCAGAAATTATCCGAATGGGATGTGAATTCCTTGAAAAGCTGGGAATTACTGGACTGACTGTGGAAATAAACAGTCTTGGAAATATTGATTCAAGAAAAAAATACATTGATGATTTAAAAGCATTTATGGAAAAAAGACTGGATAAACTTAGTGACGACTCAAAACGAAGATACACAACAAATCCTCTAAGAGCCTTGGATTCAAAAGACAAAGGCGATCAGGAACAATTTATAAACGCTCCAAAATTATACGACTATCTTGACGAAGAAAGTAAAAATTATTTTGAAGATACAAAAAAATATCTTGAATTGATGAATATTAATTATGTAGTAAACGACAAGCTGGTGCGTGGACTTGACTATTACTCAGATATAGTTTTTGAAATAAAATCTAATAAATTAGGCTCGCAAGCAACTGTACTAGCTGGAGGACGTTACGACAGACTCCTTGAAATACTTGGAAATGCAAAAGTCCCAGGAATAGGTTTCGCTGCTGGAATGGAAAGAATTGCAATGCTTATGGATGAAAATTTGATTGCAAAAGAAGAAAACAAAATTTACGTTATTTATTTTGACGAAACAAAAGAATATTTTGTAAAAATAGTTGAAGAACTGCGAAAAAATGGAATAAAAGTTAATTTTGACTACAATCCAAAAAGTTTTGGAGCCCAAATGAAAAAGGCAAACCGTGAAAATGCAGACTATGTATTGATTTTAGGAGAAGATGAACAAAAAGAAAATGTAGTTACAATGAAGAAATTTAGTACAGGAGAACAAGAAAAATATAAATTAGAAGAAATTATTAAACTTTTAAAATAAAAAGAGAAAATTTTGTAAAAAAGAAAAATTGAAAGGAAAAATGAAAATGTACAGAAATTATAAATTAAATGAATTAAGAATAGAAAACATCGGAGAAGAAGTTATTTTATCTGGATGGGTTTCAAAAGTTAGGGATTTGGGGCATTTCACATTCATTGATTTGAGAGATAGATACGGAATTACTCAAATTTTAGTGAATGAAGAAGTTTCAGGAAAAGAGCTTTTTGAAGAAGCTAGAAAATTAAAAAATGAATGGGTTATAAAAGTTACTGGAAAAGTTGCTGAAAGAAGCAGCAAAAATAAAAATATTTCTACTGGAGATATCGAAGTTGAAGCAAAAAACATTGAGATTTTGAGCCGTTCTAAGCAATTACCGTTTGAAATTGATGAAACAGGAAATCTTAATGAAAATATGCGTCTAACTTACAGATATCTCGATATAAGACGTCCGAGAATGTTAAATAACATTATAAAAAGAAATAATATGCTGTTTTCAATTAGAAAATTTATGAATGAAAATGGATTTTTAGATATTGACACTCCTATTCTAGCAAAAGCCACACCTGAAGGAGCGAGAGATTTCGTTGTTCCAAGCCGAATAAATAAAGGCGACTTTTACGCCTTGCCGCAATCTCCACAGTTATTTAAGCAAATCCTTATGGTATCGGGTGTTGATAAATATTACCAGCTTGCAAAATGTTTTAGAGACGAGGATTTAAGAGCCGACAGACAGCCTGAATTTACTCAATTGGACTTGGAAATGTCGTTTATTGAGCAAGAAGATATTTTAAATGTGACAGAAGCACTTGCAAAACAAGTATTTAAAGATGTTACTGGTATTGAAATTACTGAAAATTTTGAAAGAATGAGTTATGATGATGCAATGAATTTTTATGGTTCAGACAAGCCTGATTTAAGATTTGACATGAAATTGATTGATTTATCCAAAGAAACAGAAAATTGTGGATTCGGAGTATTTGAAAATGCAATAAAAGATGGGGGAAATGTAAAAGCGATTGTTGCTCCAAATGCTGAAAAATTCTCAAGAAAATACATCAAAGATTTAGAAGACTTTGTAAAGACATATTTCAAAGCAAAAGGGCTAGCTTATATCAAAATTAATGAAGATGGCGAAATTAATTCTCCAATTGCCAAATTTTTTACAGAAGAAAAATTAGCTGAAATTACTCAAAAATTAGGAATTAAAAATAACGAAATCGCTTTAGTTTTAGCTGATAAATACAAAATTGTTCACGACGGACTGGGAGCATTAAGGCTAAAACTGGGAGAAGAACTGGAATTAATTAACAAAGATTCATTCAAATTCCTATGGGTAGTTGATTTCCCAATGTTTGAATGGAGCGAAGAAGAAAACAGATACAAGGCTCAACATCATCCGTTTACTTCAATAAAGCAGGAAGACAGAAAATATCTTGATTCAAATGAACTTGATAAAATAAAGACAGATTCCTACGATATGGTTCTAAACGGTTATGAAATCGGTGGAGGAAGTATCAGAATTCACGAAGAGGAATTACAGGAAAAAGTGTTTGAAAAATTGGGGCTTAGCAAAGAAGAACAGCAGGAAAAATTTGGCTTCTTTCTGGAAGTGCTAAAATACGGAGTACCGCCACACGGAGGACTTGCCTTCGGAATCGACAGATGGCTTATGGCAATGTTAAAGGAAAACTCTATAAAAGAAGTAATCCCATTCCCTAAAACAAATAAAGGACAGGATTTGATGACAGGAGCTCCTGCTGAAATTGAAGAAAATGTACTTGCAGACGACTTAAGACTAAAATTACTGGAAATTGAAAA
This genomic interval carries:
- the mnmA gene encoding tRNA 2-thiouridine(34) synthase MnmA translates to MNKKLDDKKVVVGMSGGIDSSVAALLLKQQGYEVIGVTLKHLPDELSENPGKTCCSLDDINDARYTCYTLGIPHYVLNVVEEFKKDVMEYFIKMYNAGKTPSPCVICDEKVKIKKLVEFADKMGIKYISTGHYSKVSKNNMLLWDKNNRKDQTYMLYRLDKDVVERFLFPLSEYEKSEVREIARQNGIHTHNKPDSQGICFAPNGYIPFLKKVLGNDVKKGNFVDKNGKIIGEHIGYQFYTVGQRRGLGLNLGKPFFVLELRPETNEVVVGDFDELLIKEIEVINCKFHYDLKEIVGKKLTARPRFSSKGLAGELKILKSEESNENRIIFEFDEKTHENSEGQHIVFYLDNEIVGGGEIRQSKKYRGSH
- a CDS encoding hemolysin family protein; its protein translation is MEEKRILLDVILLLILLFLTSFLSAAESALSSLKQIHLKSDSKEKEKTKESELLKFWIENPNELLTTLLFIKTISYSSMVFSGVYLIKKIYTENLYIGISFFVLIIFVLLFSEMIPRLIARNNIYGVSKTLIIPLNTVRIVLKPLIRLFIHISRVIVGIFRIKVKDQMFEITEDEILTFLKAGTESGVFEEGEEEMITSIFEFSETTVKEILTPRRDVFALEAESKIDDVWNEILDQGFTRIPIYTETIDKIVGTVHMKDLLRYDKQTGENPPIKDFMKEAYFVPITKPLVELLEEFKLKQLHMAIVIDEYGGTQGIVTIEDLLEEIVGEIRDEFDQEEENIQQIREKIFDIKGDTPIEEINDKLGIEIPLSEEYDTISGYIQDKLGKVADVFDQVKENNFILKVTDVDNKRVERVRAIIIEQEEEKEK
- a CDS encoding KpsF/GutQ family sugar-phosphate isomerase, with product MEIDIIKEAKNVFDIEIAELEKLKNKLGDNFQKLVQMILELKNNNKVVVTGIGKSGIIGKKITATLASTGTTAVFINAAEALHGDLGMISDGDVVIAISNSGNSDEVLSILAPIRKIGGKIVAFTGNPNSTLGKYAELTINVGVEKEACPLGQAPMSSTTATLVTGDALAVCLMKLKNFTENDFAKYHPGGSLGKRLLLHVSDLMHIGDELPVVKEDEKIENVLMVLTKKKLGAVCISDTGLENGKLLGIITEGDIRRALEHKEKFFDYVASDIMISTPVTIEKDAMALDALHLMENRKSQINVLPVVENGNVVGLIRVHDLIGLR
- a CDS encoding glycosyltransferase family 2 protein: MKFTIFTPTFNRKELLEKLYKSLQKQTYKDFEWLIVDDGSADGTKEKVEEFLSEKKLDIKYYFKENGGKQRAYNFATDKANGELFICLDSDDEYVENGLETILKYWKKYEKNSDIAGMGYLSTYPDGEVIGSSFPEKDMISTQFDIYNKYSVKGDKGLMFRTEIIKKYKFPVFDDEKFITEAVVYNRICEKYKMVYVNEKIEIKEYQEDGLTAKYNNLLLRNPKGQALYHNEINTQNLSFKQKVLNNAVYYKFCRAAGYKLGKIFKENKNKLFLIFALGIGEYMWQKEKNKK
- the hisS gene encoding histidine--tRNA ligase, whose amino-acid sequence is MINVLKGMKDRYSDDVKKYDLIVDTAKNVFEKYGFERIITPILEETELFRRGVGDETDVVSKEMYEFTDKGNRNVTMRPEGTAGVVRAYLEAGFHKSSPIVKWFYNGPMYRYEAPQKGRFREFHQMGIEMFGVRSAYLDAEIIRMGCEFLEKLGITGLTVEINSLGNIDSRKKYIDDLKAFMEKRLDKLSDDSKRRYTTNPLRALDSKDKGDQEQFINAPKLYDYLDEESKNYFEDTKKYLELMNINYVVNDKLVRGLDYYSDIVFEIKSNKLGSQATVLAGGRYDRLLEILGNAKVPGIGFAAGMERIAMLMDENLIAKEENKIYVIYFDETKEYFVKIVEELRKNGIKVNFDYNPKSFGAQMKKANRENADYVLILGEDEQKENVVTMKKFSTGEQEKYKLEEIIKLLK
- a CDS encoding adenine phosphoribosyltransferase encodes the protein MKIEEKEKIEKLVRSVENFPEKGVIFRDITTALKDKEGLEIIIKDFTDRYKDKGIDYVVGADARGFIFGAAIAYNIGAGFVPARKPGKLPAEVESIEYSLEYGKNSIEIHKDAFEKDSKILIVDDLLATGGTAKAMVQLVEKLEAKVYELAFMIELSDLKGREFLEGYEVYSQLKY
- a CDS encoding NUDIX domain-containing protein, whose product is MEEMRPRIRVAGILIEDDKILLIQHYKNNKKYWLIPGGGNDWGETSKEALVREYKEETNMDIEVDEFLFFSETIFPDKERHILNLFFRIHRNNKNNDIIKLGEEAVLTDLRFVTKEELKTMTIYPNIKENLLRLMDGEKVETYLGSLWNE
- a CDS encoding lipopolysaccharide biosynthesis protein, coding for MDNKNLLKGTMVYSLMNLVTKMGSFIFLPIITRLLTQEEFGIVGTLAPITSLFTVILGLGLYNAQMKKYVDLKESEDEFGSYMFSSTLIIIVFNVLTYIFLFTPAAQKLFSYIVDLSKVSYYPLIIVSVLIATTNAFNNLSTTLFRMKRMYMKVAIGSVVSLFTTYILAIYFIKYLKWGVFGNQFANLIALLIVFLFYFKDYFGKFRFKLNFDYVKYSLRNGLPLIFIELTDQVVNLSDRLVLAKFVSLAVVGGYTLAFTGGRVLSVVTGSFVNSWTPEFYEAMKEDRTNPRITRSVENFIAIISFACVIAQLFAPEGIKLIFPKSYHQAINYMPLILAGIVIQALFCLDYFFHFHEDSIYIFYFTMFAMIFNLVGNIIFIPKFPEIGPIIAAWTTLLAFLFRAIMEMMIIRKKYKISFNYKKLFLYFIIIVNPVIFYLSNDQLSWMKFGLKIVYLAIVTKLLVNREVYAKIANLVNGIKRKIIKR
- a CDS encoding mannose-1-phosphate guanylyltransferase, translated to MDKVALIMAGGSGTRFWPLSTNEKPKQFLDLVSKKTMIKETIDRIKELIPIERIFISTNIKYFDIIKKELPEIADRNIIFEPMARDTAACIGYAACIIRKIYENSIMAVLPSDHLIKKEKEFLDSLEFAFQEAEKNKIVTLGIKPTYAETGYGYIEYVDRKKTKDNKNNCENKGKFKSYKVKKFREKPNKELAEKYIEQGNYLWNSGMFLWKTEFILHEIKKYMETHKTILENIEKMLENVDLNEVYGEKLSNFVKGEFEKFEKISIDFGVMEHTKSVSVIPVDIDWNDVGNFKSLEDIFPKDKDSNVVQANHFEQIESEGNIVINKENDKIIATIGLENIVIVNTKDALLVCHKDKSQEVKKILNKIEMQNK